The proteins below come from a single Alkaliphilus sp. B6464 genomic window:
- a CDS encoding chemotaxis protein CheX, with product MKVEHINPFVKASTDILSQMAGLTCKLGKIYIKNETFNAPDVSILIGITGDLKGRAVLNMNKLLGLKIASHMMGGIDIQAFDEISRSALAEIGNMIMGNSATHLSSEGTIIDITPPTIIFGDSLLIHTSDSKPITIPLESQHGKIELDIAVS from the coding sequence ATGAAGGTAGAACATATTAATCCATTTGTTAAAGCAAGCACAGACATTTTATCTCAAATGGCAGGTCTTACATGTAAATTAGGCAAAATATATATTAAAAACGAGACATTTAATGCACCAGATGTATCTATTCTTATTGGAATTACAGGTGATTTAAAAGGTAGAGCAGTATTAAATATGAATAAATTACTAGGACTTAAAATTGCATCTCATATGATGGGTGGAATAGATATTCAAGCATTCGATGAAATTTCAAGAAGTGCTTTAGCAGAAATAGGGAACATGATTATGGGTAATTCTGCAACACATCTTTCTAGTGAGGGGACAATTATTGACATTACTCCACCAACAATAATATTTGGAGACTCTTTGCTAATACATACTTCAGACAGTAAGCCGATCACGATACCCCTTGAATCTCAACATGGTAAGATAGAGTTAGATATTGCAGTCTCTTAA
- a CDS encoding HD domain-containing protein, which translates to MKVVFYIKDYLLKQEANNLSKFACLSKNATRVKEDINGFQLPFTIDIQRIINSKSFRRLKHKTQVFLNPRGDHYRTRLTHTLEVVETAKFIARYLRLNEDLTAAIGYGHDIGHSPFSHAGEAALEEYFGSNYSHNKQSLRVADVVENMNLTNQVRDGILNHTGKIKPMTLEGQIVKIADRIAYLHHDIDDAIRGKIITYDDIPTHLRELFNSIEDVSIVLSLDIIESSLGKDEIKMSRDIENAMLELRSYMFETIYERESSKREVKKAKDIVISLTEYYLKHPEKMPEKYLQLLESYSKETAVIDFISGMTDVYAIAKFEEIFIPQRYDIL; encoded by the coding sequence ATGAAAGTAGTTTTTTATATAAAAGATTATCTATTAAAACAAGAGGCAAATAATTTGTCGAAATTTGCATGTTTAAGCAAAAATGCCACTAGAGTAAAGGAAGATATTAATGGTTTTCAACTTCCTTTCACGATTGATATACAGAGGATCATTAATTCAAAATCATTTAGGCGATTAAAACATAAAACACAAGTGTTTTTAAATCCAAGGGGAGATCATTATAGAACTCGGCTTACACATACTCTTGAAGTTGTGGAAACTGCTAAATTCATTGCAAGATATTTAAGATTAAATGAAGATTTAACGGCTGCTATCGGGTATGGACATGATATTGGTCACAGTCCATTTTCACACGCAGGAGAGGCAGCACTAGAGGAATATTTTGGATCTAATTATTCTCATAATAAACAAAGTCTTAGAGTTGCAGATGTTGTTGAAAATATGAATCTCACCAATCAGGTAAGGGATGGGATACTTAATCATACGGGTAAAATAAAACCTATGACATTAGAAGGCCAAATTGTAAAAATAGCAGATCGTATTGCTTATCTACATCATGATATTGATGATGCTATTAGAGGAAAAATTATTACTTATGATGATATTCCAACACATCTTCGAGAACTATTTAATTCAATTGAAGATGTGTCAATAGTTCTTTCTCTAGACATAATTGAATCTAGTTTAGGCAAAGATGAAATAAAAATGTCACGAGACATTGAAAACGCTATGTTAGAACTTAGAAGTTATATGTTTGAAACTATATATGAGAGAGAGTCTTCAAAGCGGGAAGTCAAGAAGGCAAAAGATATTGTTATTTCCCTTACAGAATATTATTTGAAGCACCCTGAAAAAATGCCAGAAAAGTACTTGCAATTACTTGAGAGTTATTCTAAAGAAACAGCAGTTATAGATTTTATATCAGGAATGACTGATGTATATGCAATTGCTAAATTTGAGGAAATATTTATACCTCAAAGATATGATATTTTGTAA
- a CDS encoding deoxynucleoside kinase has product MLNIDWKQWWKRQMIELPETFPKVIIEGGDGVGKSTIEKILTEIMKHTFVLHTSAPPKGNDKYYYYNILLKMFDLVSLLNQPVIIDRYHIGELTYGSIFRPETVDSETEINMYELENLLIRENFKIIYITADVDTVVERIEKRGDWYIQSSDIEIILKEYEKNINKSKLPVYILDTTKDILEKDILDIIKFIYEL; this is encoded by the coding sequence ATGTTAAATATAGATTGGAAACAATGGTGGAAGCGTCAGATGATTGAATTACCTGAAACTTTTCCAAAAGTAATTATAGAAGGTGGGGATGGCGTAGGAAAGTCAACAATTGAGAAAATTCTTACGGAGATTATGAAACATACTTTTGTACTTCATACATCTGCACCGCCAAAAGGAAATGATAAATATTACTATTATAACATTCTTCTGAAGATGTTTGATCTAGTCAGTTTATTAAATCAACCTGTTATTATTGATAGATACCATATTGGAGAATTAACATATGGCTCTATATTTAGACCTGAAACAGTAGATAGTGAGACTGAAATAAATATGTATGAATTAGAAAATCTACTTATAAGGGAGAACTTCAAAATCATCTATATTACAGCAGATGTTGACACAGTAGTTGAAAGAATAGAAAAAAGAGGGGATTGGTATATTCAATCCTCTGATATAGAAATAATATTAAAAGAGTATGAAAAAAATATTAATAAAAGTAAACTACCGGTATACATTTTAGACACAACGAAAGACATTTTAGAAAAAGATATTCTAGATATTATTAAGTTTATATATGAACTCTAA
- a CDS encoding extracellular matrix/biofilm biosynthesis regulator RemA family protein produces the protein MLEPLLEIGFGNFIFPARVTVILNPDSQPTKRLIKDSKEQNRCFDVRQGKKTRAVLVLDTGEVVLSAIDTKTIRNRYLRYADKVNGITQSEKEKSNEGTQSKEKNRGN, from the coding sequence ATGTTAGAACCATTACTAGAGATTGGATTTGGAAACTTTATATTTCCTGCAAGAGTAACTGTAATATTGAATCCAGATTCTCAACCGACAAAAAGATTAATTAAAGATTCAAAAGAACAAAATAGATGTTTTGATGTTAGACAAGGTAAGAAAACTAGAGCAGTTCTAGTTCTTGATACTGGAGAAGTTGTTTTATCTGCCATTGATACTAAGACAATTAGAAATAGATATTTAAGATATGCTGATAAGGTGAATGGGATAACTCAAAGCGAAAAAGAAAAGTCGAACGAGGGAACACAAAGTAAAGAAAAAAACAGAGGTAATTGA
- a CDS encoding LamG-like jellyroll fold domain-containing protein, with protein sequence MSKIIKNKAFTIVELIVVILVLGLLTGLALPKLINLKRDTDIATLYKDIDSLETAIVLYNTHKDSLPIGDKITPSEELLKTVTSVGDSGNELYKIDISKSKEYHTRLKHGKNRGEDDFFVYSKDSSRVFYAKGLEDADGELIFGYMGDIRNVAIGETYLSTNSVNKVEITSVIMTGEVPINEEITVTINDSPVYVTYENISFDYDIKNIYAAETKYKRFKADINLSNNKINDIKIKTKSKVQIYKVVVDNNNPEVVVPDGIVGKFTFEGNQIVNEINSKTYIGSGIDFVPGKVGSGIQINGGQIKIPNADLDINSSTEYVTVSYIMKWNGELSAMPIGFNRYDNYIYVGEFGFNTHNSDVYGINNPLSTSEYKHVVIIFKKGNYRLNSIYIDGIKQNLSQKRGSMTASRASFGDAFHISGWGYSGDYRLSGSIMDEVYIWNRALTDVEVESLYNSLK encoded by the coding sequence ATGTCTAAAATAATAAAAAACAAAGCATTTACAATTGTAGAGTTAATTGTAGTAATTTTGGTGTTAGGACTGTTGACAGGGTTGGCACTACCAAAATTAATAAATCTAAAGAGAGATACTGATATAGCAACACTTTACAAAGACATAGATAGTTTAGAAACAGCGATTGTATTATATAATACACATAAAGATTCATTACCAATTGGAGATAAGATAACTCCATCTGAAGAACTTTTAAAAACAGTCACATCTGTTGGAGACAGTGGAAATGAGTTATATAAAATAGATATTTCAAAATCAAAAGAATACCATACTAGACTAAAACATGGAAAAAATAGGGGAGAAGATGACTTCTTTGTTTATTCAAAAGATAGTAGTAGAGTATTTTATGCTAAAGGATTAGAAGATGCTGATGGGGAACTAATCTTTGGATATATGGGAGATATTAGAAATGTGGCCATTGGAGAGACATATCTTTCTACTAATTCGGTGAATAAGGTAGAGATTACTTCAGTAATCATGACCGGGGAAGTTCCTATAAATGAAGAAATAACTGTTACGATTAATGACTCTCCAGTTTACGTAACTTATGAGAATATATCTTTCGATTATGATATAAAAAACATTTATGCTGCTGAAACTAAATATAAAAGATTTAAAGCAGATATAAATTTAAGTAATAATAAAATAAATGATATTAAAATTAAAACAAAAAGTAAAGTTCAAATCTATAAAGTAGTTGTTGATAACAATAACCCTGAAGTTGTAGTTCCTGATGGAATTGTTGGTAAATTTACTTTTGAAGGGAACCAAATAGTAAATGAAATTAATAGTAAAACATATATAGGAAGTGGAATTGATTTTGTTCCGGGAAAGGTTGGTAGCGGAATTCAAATAAATGGTGGACAGATAAAAATTCCTAATGCTGATTTAGACATAAATAGTTCAACAGAATATGTTACTGTATCTTATATTATGAAGTGGAATGGAGAACTTTCAGCAATGCCCATTGGTTTTAATAGATATGATAATTATATATACGTCGGAGAGTTTGGGTTTAATACACACAATTCGGATGTATATGGTATAAACAATCCATTAAGCACATCAGAATATAAACATGTTGTAATTATATTTAAAAAAGGCAATTATAGACTGAACTCAATTTATATAGATGGTATTAAACAAAACTTAAGCCAAAAAAGAGGTTCTATGACTGCAAGCCGGGCAAGTTTTGGTGATGCTTTTCATATAAGTGGATGGGGTTATAGTGGAGATTATCGTTTGAGTGGATCTATAATGGATGAAGTGTATATTTGGAATAGAGCCTTAACGGATGTAGAAGTAGAAAGTTTATACAATTCTTTAAAATAA
- a CDS encoding type II toxin-antitoxin system HicB family antitoxin, whose amino-acid sequence MKSLQNKKFTVLGIDASLTGTGLCLINSDFLKGEKPKTLTLTNNLKGIPRILFIENQIRDWAKDADLIVIENYAYEKKYNREALAELQGVIKRRLYIMDKDLLIVNTQKAKKILTGNGIKPKKFKELNTKEWTILGAKDNYGIDFANKDNECDAFGLALIGLFYLIYQDEPSLIEEYKLPKKVIREIVNPKEKKKKKTIHYYYNLPYKIEVSKNEEGNYLAYCPALDYAWEGNTPQQAFANAINGKKTRIKELKKNKVRFKTAQKYLGGISYITERNKTKKSCL is encoded by the coding sequence ATGAAAAGTTTACAGAATAAAAAGTTTACGGTTTTAGGAATAGATGCATCTTTAACTGGCACAGGTTTATGTCTTATAAATAGTGATTTTTTAAAGGGAGAGAAGCCTAAGACGCTAACTCTTACTAATAACTTAAAAGGAATTCCAAGGATACTCTTTATAGAGAATCAAATAAGGGATTGGGCTAAAGATGCTGATTTAATTGTTATAGAAAATTATGCTTATGAAAAAAAATACAATAGAGAGGCTTTGGCTGAATTGCAGGGAGTTATAAAAAGACGATTATACATAATGGATAAGGATCTGTTAATTGTAAATACCCAAAAGGCTAAAAAAATTCTTACTGGTAACGGAATTAAACCTAAAAAATTTAAAGAGTTAAATACAAAAGAGTGGACTATCTTAGGGGCCAAGGATAATTATGGTATTGATTTTGCAAATAAAGATAATGAATGTGACGCATTTGGGTTAGCACTTATTGGACTTTTTTATTTGATTTATCAAGACGAGCCTAGCCTGATTGAAGAATACAAACTTCCTAAAAAAGTTATAAGGGAGATAGTAAATCCAAAAGAAAAGAAGAAAAAGAAAACTATTCATTATTATTATAACTTACCTTATAAAATTGAGGTTAGTAAAAATGAAGAAGGAAACTATCTCGCTTATTGTCCTGCCCTTGATTATGCATGGGAAGGTAATACACCTCAACAGGCTTTTGCAAATGCGATAAATGGTAAGAAAACTAGAATTAAGGAATTGAAAAAAAATAAAGTCAGATTTAAAACAGCACAAAAATATTTAGGCGGAATTTCTTATATTACTGAAAGAAATAAAACTAAAAAAAGTTGTCTATAA
- a CDS encoding ATP-grasp domain-containing protein — protein MKTFLIQTIGGNIKHDFCFQLIEAVNFINWYNGEKVYNVILSDYINYRECIPVGSLEFVFDYIEKFFRKDRKSIKPINIPDELFIPKYLKRDCCIKDKKNIIIDRPVFIKSMDAYKSFTEIINDKNNIPEGRYLVSEVIDIESEWRGFVLNGKLVGLNNYLGDFTLFPDILLIKEMINSYKNCPPSYTIDVGVNQSGTFIIEVHPFVSCGLYGFRGKFLPTMFNQAFNYIINN, from the coding sequence ATGAAAACTTTTTTAATACAAACAATAGGAGGTAATATAAAACATGATTTTTGCTTTCAACTAATTGAAGCGGTGAATTTCATTAATTGGTATAATGGAGAGAAAGTTTATAATGTAATATTAAGTGACTATATTAATTATAGGGAGTGCATTCCAGTAGGAAGTTTAGAATTTGTGTTCGATTATATAGAGAAGTTTTTTAGAAAGGATAGAAAGTCTATAAAGCCAATAAATATTCCTGATGAATTATTTATACCAAAATATTTAAAAAGAGACTGTTGTATAAAAGATAAGAAAAATATAATTATTGATAGGCCTGTATTTATAAAGTCTATGGATGCATATAAATCTTTCACAGAAATTATAAATGATAAAAACAATATTCCAGAAGGAAGGTATCTTGTTTCTGAAGTAATTGATATTGAAAGTGAGTGGAGAGGATTTGTCCTTAATGGGAAATTGGTAGGTTTAAATAATTATCTTGGGGATTTTACCCTTTTCCCAGATATATTGCTGATTAAAGAAATGATTAACTCTTACAAAAACTGTCCTCCTTCCTATACTATAGATGTAGGAGTGAATCAATCGGGCACATTTATTATAGAAGTACATCCTTTTGTATCTTGTGGGTTATATGGTTTTAGGGGAAAATTTCTGCCTACTATGTTCAATCAGGCATTTAATTACATAATCAATAATTAA
- a CDS encoding HD-GYP domain-containing protein, with protein sequence MRLAKLNESLSNHKLATAIKSKDGKKLINEGAVLSDKVIERLINSGLNTVYIEDENIDIELQGTLDSDKMAAIFIKLQEVYEAASKDEFNNYKFNNFIRNELLPEIKNEPISITVGQVMDKDDIIQHSINVALLSVKTAITLGINRDKIEYLAIASLMHDIGKILKQKNEKLKKELYEEIGFEFLKRKQTSALVYMTVKFQSEFFDGNGLFKMEGKKQNELIKILSICDYYENLLRTTELMPHECFEKVQSLVNTRFDPEIFDAFRKSLYIYPMGLPVRLNNGVEGVVYIQNKSYPLRPIIKTKNMYYNLLENLSLFIEQVTL encoded by the coding sequence ATGCGATTAGCAAAATTAAATGAAAGTCTATCAAATCATAAATTGGCTACGGCTATAAAATCTAAGGATGGAAAAAAATTAATAAACGAAGGTGCGGTGCTTTCAGATAAAGTTATCGAAAGATTGATTAATAGTGGACTTAATACAGTTTATATTGAAGATGAAAATATTGATATAGAGTTACAGGGAACTTTAGATAGTGATAAAATGGCTGCTATTTTTATTAAACTACAAGAGGTATATGAAGCAGCCTCAAAAGATGAGTTTAATAATTATAAATTTAACAATTTTATAAGGAATGAATTATTGCCAGAAATAAAAAATGAACCTATTAGCATTACTGTTGGTCAAGTGATGGATAAAGATGATATTATTCAACATTCCATTAATGTTGCTTTACTTTCAGTAAAAACAGCAATTACACTAGGTATTAATCGAGATAAAATAGAATATCTGGCTATAGCATCTCTGATGCATGATATAGGGAAAATATTAAAACAAAAGAATGAAAAATTGAAAAAAGAATTATATGAGGAAATAGGATTTGAATTTCTAAAAAGGAAACAAACCTCTGCCCTTGTGTATATGACTGTGAAATTTCAAAGTGAATTCTTTGATGGAAATGGATTATTTAAGATGGAAGGAAAAAAGCAAAATGAATTAATTAAAATATTGAGTATTTGTGATTACTATGAAAATTTATTAAGAACAACAGAGTTAATGCCTCATGAATGTTTTGAAAAGGTGCAATCCTTAGTAAATACTAGATTTGATCCTGAAATTTTTGATGCATTTAGAAAATCACTTTATATTTACCCTATGGGACTACCTGTTAGACTAAATAATGGTGTCGAGGGAGTTGTTTATATTCAAAACAAATCCTATCCTTTAAGGCCAATTATTAAAACCAAAAATATGTACTATAATTTGCTTGAAAATTTATCTTTGTTTATTGAACAAGTTACGCTTTAG
- the hflC gene encoding protease modulator HflC yields MNNFNNIDSQQLKKMVLNKLKEKAKVYGIVAGVIVVSLIGFNLFTYTVNEVNQAVVTRFGEVVRIVVDEKTVEITEEINGDSKFKNVKIIEGKGLHLKWPFIEHVEKYPNRLLTYDASPREVTTSDKKKVVLDNNAHWRIVNPLAFRVSVENINSANTKLDDIIYSRLNEKIGLTDGTTLISDKEYIYEMLNATKDIANEDVKKFGIKIEDIKIKKTDLPQENNQNIFNRMITERQKMAKKFRSEGEEESKKIKAEADKQVTIIKAQAYKEAEKTRGEGDAEALRIYANAYNKDPEFYEFYRTLTAYKSTLKDNKLVIGSDSPFLKYLLGNR; encoded by the coding sequence ATGAATAATTTTAATAACATTGATTCTCAACAATTAAAGAAAATGGTTTTAAATAAATTAAAAGAGAAAGCCAAAGTTTATGGAATAGTAGCAGGTGTAATTGTTGTTAGTTTAATTGGTTTCAATCTATTTACCTATACAGTCAATGAAGTAAACCAAGCCGTTGTAACTAGGTTTGGTGAAGTGGTTAGGATTGTTGTGGATGAAAAAACAGTTGAAATAACGGAAGAAATTAATGGTGATTCTAAATTTAAAAATGTAAAAATTATAGAGGGAAAGGGTTTGCATCTTAAATGGCCATTTATTGAGCATGTAGAAAAATATCCGAATAGACTACTTACTTACGATGCATCTCCGAGAGAGGTGACTACCTCTGATAAAAAGAAAGTTGTACTTGATAATAATGCACACTGGAGAATAGTTAACCCTCTAGCATTTAGAGTATCGGTAGAAAACATTAATAGTGCTAACACAAAGTTAGATGATATTATTTATTCAAGACTAAATGAAAAAATCGGTCTTACAGATGGGACAACTCTAATTTCTGATAAGGAATATATATATGAAATGCTTAATGCTACAAAAGATATTGCTAATGAAGATGTGAAAAAGTTTGGAATTAAAATTGAAGATATTAAGATTAAAAAAACGGATTTACCGCAAGAAAACAATCAAAACATTTTTAACAGAATGATTACCGAAAGACAAAAGATGGCTAAAAAGTTTCGCTCTGAAGGTGAGGAAGAATCAAAAAAAATAAAGGCAGAGGCAGATAAACAAGTAACAATTATTAAGGCACAAGCATATAAAGAAGCCGAAAAAACCAGAGGTGAAGGCGATGCAGAGGCTTTAAGAATTTATGCTAATGCATATAACAAAGATCCAGAGTTTTATGAATTTTACAGAACACTAACAGCCTATAAATCAACTTTAAAAGATAATAAATTAGTAATTGGCTCTGATTCTCCATTCTTGAAATATCTTTTAGGAAATAGATAA
- the hflK gene encoding FtsH protease activity modulator HflK, whose protein sequence is MKRLIKFIPIILIGLILIPNMVYTLDSGEEALVLRFGEYATTVKKAGINFKFPFADKIYPAKMSEVRRLEFGFRTTDGGSSRYPAQYEDAPQESLMLTGDENLVHVDLSIQYQIVNLKDFMFNVDNPVETLRLISESIIRRSVANNTLDDVLTDNKFAIQQEIKSDIQNVVDEYGLGMVINGVNLQDVYPPIETDDAFKDIARAKLDKESKINEALGYENDVLPTARGDAQKMIKSAEGYKEDRIERAKGDVANFEAILEKYNLGKSVTRTRMYLETLEEILPDMDLYIVDDKSGETVKFLPLTDNVVLPKGGSN, encoded by the coding sequence TTGAAAAGGCTAATTAAATTTATTCCAATTATACTTATTGGTTTGATTCTAATTCCAAACATGGTGTATACACTTGATTCTGGAGAAGAAGCATTAGTTCTAAGATTCGGGGAATATGCAACAACAGTGAAAAAAGCAGGAATCAACTTCAAATTTCCATTTGCAGACAAAATATATCCTGCAAAGATGTCTGAAGTTAGAAGACTAGAGTTTGGATTTAGAACTACTGATGGTGGAAGTTCAAGATATCCTGCACAGTATGAAGATGCTCCACAGGAGTCATTAATGCTTACTGGGGATGAGAATTTAGTACATGTTGATCTTTCGATTCAATATCAAATTGTAAATTTAAAGGATTTTATGTTTAATGTAGATAATCCTGTTGAAACATTAAGGCTTATTTCAGAATCAATTATAAGAAGAAGTGTAGCCAATAATACTCTTGATGATGTCCTAACAGATAATAAATTTGCTATACAGCAAGAAATAAAATCAGATATTCAAAATGTTGTTGATGAGTATGGTTTGGGTATGGTGATAAATGGAGTAAACTTACAAGATGTATACCCTCCAATAGAAACTGATGATGCATTTAAAGATATTGCTAGAGCCAAACTAGATAAAGAGTCTAAAATTAATGAGGCTTTAGGATATGAAAATGATGTGTTGCCTACTGCAAGAGGAGATGCACAGAAAATGATTAAGAGTGCAGAAGGATATAAGGAAGATAGAATTGAGAGAGCAAAAGGTGACGTTGCTAATTTTGAGGCTATATTAGAGAAGTACAACTTAGGAAAATCTGTGACAAGAACAAGAATGTACCTTGAAACATTAGAAGAAATTCTACCTGACATGGATCTTTATATAGTTGATGATAAATCTGGCGAAACTGTAAAGTTCTTACCATTAACTGATAATGTGGTTCTTCCAAAAGGAGGTAGCAACTAA
- a CDS encoding extracellular matrix/biofilm biosynthesis regulator RemA family protein: MIGNSKFKALISIGFDYFIDKENIIAILNPNFLQTAESFPKYNEYIETQSDKKTRSLIYCKGGYLIASPIDSKTIKKRYQEFQDRINGISDDKNIYIKLT; the protein is encoded by the coding sequence ATGATAGGGAACAGCAAGTTTAAGGCGTTAATAAGTATAGGCTTTGACTACTTCATAGATAAAGAAAACATAATAGCAATATTGAATCCTAATTTTTTACAAACAGCAGAAAGTTTCCCAAAATATAATGAATATATTGAAACACAATCTGATAAAAAAACAAGGAGTCTTATATATTGTAAAGGGGGCTATTTAATAGCCTCTCCAATAGACTCTAAAACTATTAAAAAAAGATATCAAGAATTTCAAGATCGAATTAATGGAATATCAGATGATAAGAACATTTATATTAAATTAACATAG